ACATCCCCACCTTACCATATGGTTGTGGAAACTAAACTCCCAGATGATACATTTATAAAAGTTTCATGCGATGGCCTAATCGGCTGCTTATTAACCGGTACTTGTAATGGGGATACACTCCATAAGATCTGCTTGTGGAATCCATTAACTGGAGAATACAGGAATGTGTCGACACCAACATCAAGTAGTAACCAATTATATGACTCCTTTTCCAATTATGGGGTTTGCTACGATTGGAAAATTGATGATTACAAGTTGTTCTTAATAGTGGTCAATGACAGTGCTTGTTCTGAAGTTTGGGTTTGTCGATTGGGTTCAAATTCATGGGAAAGTACTGGATTCATACCTTATGATATAAGTCCCTACAATATATGTCTGACGCCTTTAAATGGGATTATTCACTGGATAGGATACACTAAAGTTATATTTTCATTCGATATAGTTGAAGGGAGAAACAAAGAGATCCAACTACCCCCTTGCTATCTGAACGATAAACTGTACTTGTTTCAAGATATGGAAGTGGGTGTCTTGAGAGAGAACCTTTACCTATCAGTTAATGCTACATGTAAGAGCAACATCGATCTATGGGTGATGAAAGATTATGGAGTTGCAGATTCTTGGAGAAAATTTTTCAGCATTTCGACAGATGAAACTTTATTTGATTCACTATGGCCCCTGCATTATCTCGAGAATAATCACAAGATTTTATTCCATGGATATGTGAATACAATAAATGATGAAGATTCAGGTGAGGCTGTTTTGGTCTCTTATGACCTAATAAATGGAGAACTAATGACCTTGGATATCCCCTACAAACCAAAACATTTTTATCCCATTATTTTTGTTGGAAGTCTAGTTTCACTCAATTCGTGTGAATTAGTAGAAGCTAAACAAATTTCTGAGGTAGCTTGATTTGATTTCAAAAGATGTATGGTGAACATCAGGAATGGCGATTGCTTATATGCTTAGAAATATAATTGAACAATACAGTGCTGATGTTTCTATATATCTTTTTTGTTTCTGTAAAGACGGGTTCCACAAAGAGGTCAATCAATGTTTCTGTAAGGTACCTTGATAATTAATTTTGGTCATCATAGAACACAAACTTCAGAGAAGTTACCATTCATTAAAGTGTAAACGAAGATAAGACAAAAATATACTCCGTGGTAAGTACTACTGTAAAGCATACATTATATATGCTCTGCGATTCAACTAAGATCAAGCCACTAACAAAATGCAAAGTTAACAAAGTAAAACACTCTCATAAAATTGTCAAGATGATATAAGAAGACACATATCACTCACTAGCTAAGACAACGTCCATAACATTTAGGATCACACAAAATTCAAAATGAAACTCAACCAAGATTACATCCCCAGTTAATAAGTTAGTATCCAACCTCTATCCTGCCGCACCTGGTAGAAAATTTGACTCCGTTATCTTTGCATCCTtttcccctaattctttcagcGAAAAAGGTGATTTTGTGAGGGATTATTTTACGAAAACTTTCTTTATATACCACAAGCCTTTTCGAGGTTGAAGCTTTTGTGTCGTAAATACTGATATCATTATCATTGTAAGTTAAAGCACCTTCACTCTTTGTAACGGCTAACAATTCGCTGCTGTCGTCAACCCTAAACTCTTTACTCCAAACAAATGATTGTCGTTCCTCCCACTCCCTCATGCCATGAAAATCATCCTTGTTTTTTAATAGCCATATTTGATAATATCCAGATTCTTCGACAACTAGATGCATAGCAAAAAACAAAAACCCATCAACAACCCCTATGCTCTTATAATTGGAATTAGTGTATGGTGGCAGCGAAGGTAGTGAAAGATGTTCCAGAAACTTTTCTTCCGCCAAATCGAAGGTAGCGATCACATCGATCCAATCCCCGATCCAGCCAATAAAGAGCTCCATTAGCGAAGAAACACTCCGTCAAATATACATTGGATCCAAGATTAAACTTTCCAAAGTTTCTCCATCCGTTGCCACTTCCTAGAGTGTATATAAAGACATTATAAATCCCGGTTTTCAACATCAACATTATTCTTACAACTTTATATTCATTTAATGAGGACACGTAACCAAATCCGCTGGTCCATTGATGAACTTTTGGATGTTTGGAACTGTGGAGATGCATGAGCATAGATTTAGTGTTGCTCATACAGAGCTCCTAGCTCTTTACTAGTGTTGGAGCAAGATTAAACTTAAACTCTCTGATTATATTGTTGTTTTTGCTCAGTTACAAACGATGATAGACTTGCCTATTTAAGGCTATATTCAACCGACAGTACAAACTCCAGTTCTGTCTAGagttattttctgatttttatctaGCTTTTGGATAAACTTTTGACCGCCTACAATTCTAGAGAATTCAGTGTCTAGATTTTTCCTAACCCAATAACTTGTTCAAACTACAGACTCTTCTTGTCTTTGCTAACACTAGCCAGTTCTAGACTATTCCTACCTTTCAAAGACTAAACTTCATTCACACTAGTCAAACCAGTTTAGATTACAAATTAGTATTTCCAACATCCATGAATGACTCCAACAGATATACTGATCATCATCAATATCCCAatctctcccacagatatactGATCATCATTAGTATCCCAATCTCTCTCAATTTCAGGAATCAAAACATGTTCTTTGGTACTGGGGTTACAAATACAAAGAGATGCTGCTTCTAAATATGGGTATCTGGCAAGAAAGATCAATCCATTGCACGAGCTAAGATATTTAACTCTCGTGAATGGTGGGGTGAAATTAATCCTTGTAATCCTTTGAATGGGTGGTGTAGACTGATCATGGTTCTCATTATATTCAAAATACCaaaaagaatcattcataaatgTCAAAGcaagaaaacccaacttaccGGAATGAGCACCAAAATTAGAAGGATGAATAAAGATATACAAGTACATCCGGGAGAATGATGGATGACGAAGAAGATTATTCCAACTGGTGCATACTAATTTGCAGTCAAGAACGGATTCATTTGGTACTCGACCGAAAATGTCTAATGTGATCTCCATAGGAAGAATCTTGCAAAACGCCATTGAAACTCTTGTAATGTTTATAGAGAATAACAGCAATTCTTAGGGTTTGAGAAAGCGTAGGGATTAAAAGGTTGTGCCGTGGTGGTTGTGCCGTGGTGGTGTGCGTGGTGATGGTGTATGCAATATcaagtgatatatatatatataagcagtGGCGGTGCATAATGGTGAGAATGGTGGTGGTAACTGCTGTGGTAGGTAAAATACGTGGCTGTGGCATATGCATACCAAAATGGTATGTAATCAATCTTAAAACGTCCATAATTCGGGACAACTAAGAACCCATAGAAGTCCAAAACACGCGTGTTGTATCCCATGAATGTAATAAGTATCAGAATTTAAATACCTTCCACTTCTGTAAGCATTAAAATCAATATTGAATACTTCATCATTTTTGTTAATCTATTATTATCATTCTAATACATTCCATTTGACACTTTTTGCTCTCAACTCATGTTAACAATGATAACTATTATGATGCTCAAGGCTGATGCCTATTGACACGAGAGCAATGCCCCTGCTAACCCCTGTTTCGGAAATTGATTGAGCTGCCTTCTACCTCTAAATAAAGGAACTTGTTGCTATATATAGAAGAAGAGTACTCTTATGGATGCGCATAAATGCCGCGTCGATGATGTACAGGCTCATTTCAAATCAAATGCAATAAAATAGTGTTTTAATTACTGGGAGAATGGTTGAACAATTATGAAAAGATAAGTACTAAGGTATGCAATTTTAGAGTGTGGTTTCTGCAAAATCAGTCCCTATTCAAACAAAAGAAAGATTACGTACGTCAATGATGCCAGCAGAAAATAAGAGTACCCTTCACCTAGAGCACCATCTTATGAAGAGCTTGAATCGTGTAGTAAAACAAGTTTTGTGACTATGAGTTAGTTGATAGTAAGGACGCACCTAGTCTACATTCTTAATCAATGTCATTAGCGCTAGTAGTGTAATACAAttgtaagaacgatgaagttgtatTGATTCACgttaaagaaaacaagaaagggAAGGATGCTTTTATAGACAAGCATCAGTACAAAGAAAACAGAACAACAGACTGTTCTGATAAAGACAGTTAGATGAGCTGTCAAGATACATATGGCATTACAACGCTGGACAGATTAACTCATACAGACATACATAGGAGTAACGGCTAGGCTGTGTTCTGACAGCCGTCACAGCCCCCCTCAAACTGTGCAGTCTGACAGTGCAAAAGTTTTGCTCTGAGTCTGAGAAACAAATGTTTAGACAAGCCCTTTGTAAAAAGATCAGCAGTTTGTTCTAAATTAGGAATATACTTAACCTGCAGAAAACCAATCATTACCAGGCTACGAACTGTATGGTAATCAACTTCAATATGCTTGGTTCTGGCATGACATACTGGATTATTGGCTAAGCTCCATGCGCCCATATTATCACAATAGACCACACAAGGAGTTTAAAGAAGAACACCAACTCATCCAAGATAATAAGAGACCCAGCGCACCTCAGAAGAAGCCACAACTAATGCTTTATATTCATCTTCAGTAGAAGATTGAGAAACTGTCGGTTGTTTCTTTGAAGACCATGCCACCAAATTGTCACCAAGATAAACACAATAACCGACAGTAGACTTCCTGGAATCAGGGCAGCCGACCCAATCACTGTCACTATAAGCAGTAATAGTAGAACAATTCTTACCATTCAAAGAAAGACCAATACCCAAATACCCTTTGATATATCTTAAAATACGCTTAACAAGCTGTAAGTGAACATATGTGGGTTGATGCATGAATTGAGACACATAATTTACAACAAAACTAATATTAGGCCGTGCAAGAGTAAGATATTGCAAAGCTCCCACTATACTTGTATACAAAACAAGATCATCCAATAAAATACCATCAAACAAAGAAGCCCTTCTGCCTGAAGCAACCGGAGTCCTACAAGGCTTAGAATCAATCATATCAAACCTTTTGAGAAGCTCCAGGGAATACTTATTCTGAGTAAGAAGAAGAGTGTGTGTAGAAGTATCTAGAGTTGCTTCTATGCCCAAAAAAATAAGAGAGCTGACCGAGATCCTTCATATAAAAAGCTGATTGTAAAGTTGCAATAAATGAAGATATGGCAGAATCAGAATTCCCAACTaagatgatatcatcaacatacaccagcaATATCATCTTCACACTTGACTTGCTATGATAGAACATGGAATGATCACACAAAGATTGAGTAAAGTCATGAGCAAGTAAAAATTGCTGAATTTATCAAACCATGCCCTAGGGGCTTGTTTAAGTCCATATAGAGACTTCTACAAATGACAAACATAAGAAGGATTCTCTTGAGACACAAATCCTGGGGTTTCATCATGTAGACATCTTCAGTCAAATCTCTATGCAGAAAATCATTTGATACATCAAGTTGTATCATAGACCAGTTATGATGTAAAGCAAGGCTTAATACAACTCTAATAGTACTAGATTTTACCACAGGGCTAAATTTCTCTGTATAATCTATGCCATCCACTTGAGAGTACCCTTGAGCTACTAGCCTAGCTTTGTTTCTTTCAATGGTGCCATCAGCCTTGAATTTGCTCTTATAAACACATTTACACCCAAGAACATTCATCCAAGGTTCATAAGGAACTTCTCTCCAAGTGTCATTCTCAAATAAAGCAGTGTACTCATTTTTCATAGCTTGAACCCAAACTGTTCTTTTTGCAGCTTGTTTAAAGGTTTTAGGTTCATCTAAAGAATCCAAAATAGCAGTAAATGCTTGTGGAATGGGATGTttaacatgaacatgagctaaaAAATTTGAATCTAaaggttttggttttgaaataCCAGATTTGGATCTTCTATGAATAGAAGTAGGAGCATTGGATAATAAAAATTCTGAAGAGGGTTGCAAAATAGAAGTACCTGAAACTGCTGGTGAATCAGAAGAACTAACAATAGAAGAAGTAGGTGATGTAGTAGATGAAGACACTACAGATAGTTGTTGAAGAGAAGTATCACTTGAAGGCAATGAAGCAGCAGACAACATAGTATGAACTCTTGAGGAATTAGCATATGGAAACACTGTTTCATTTAACACAACATGAACTGTGGTGTAGACTCTCTGAGTTACAGGATCAAAACACCTATAGCCCTTATGAGAGGGACTATATCCAAGAAAAATGCAAGCAACAAACTTTGGACTCAACTTGTCATGTCTGGTAGGCACAATATTTGAAAAACATAAGCATCCAAATACCTTGAGGAAGGTTTACTTAGGTTGTTTATAAAATAAAACTGCATAATGACACTTATATTTCAGAATTGGTGGGAGTTCTATTAATCAAATAATTAGAAGTCAAGAAACTGTCAAACCAGAATCTTTTTGGAAGAGAAGCAGCAAATGACAATGTATTCCCCATTTCAGTCACATTCCTATGCTTCCTTTCAGCTCCTCCATTTTGTTGATGCACATTAGGACAAGAAATTCTCACAGAAATCCCATTGGAGTCCAAaaattctctaaaatttccttttACAACTTCATAAGCACCATCAGTTTGAAACTCTTTAATTCTTGAATCCAACAAATTTTTCGTTGATGATTTAAACAGTTTGAAACAATTAAGACTATCAGTTCTAGTCTTTATTGGATAAATCCAAGTAAATTTACTGTAATCATCTAGAAACAAAATGTAATATCTATATCCTAGAGTAGATACTATGGGTGCAGGACCCCATATATCACAATGTACCAAAGCCAAAGGCTTACAAGATATAGAAGCAGAAACTGAAAAAGGCTGACACTTGCTTTTGCATAGATGAGAAGATGAACAAACAATAGGAAAATCCTTAGTTGATATTCTAATAGATTCAGTGGATTGAAGTTGCTGAACAATCTTAGTTGCAGGATGCCCCAATCTTTGATGCCACAAATCTGAAGAAGCTGAGACTGAAGAAGTGAAGGACACCTTATTTGTTGAATGAAGTAATTGCTTAGTTGTTGAAGAAAGTAGTTGATGCAGACAGGAATTCATAGGATATAGATCGTTGTGCATCAATCCTCTAGCCAGTTATTGTGTATTGTGAATAGACTTTATTTCATATCCACATGGGAAAaattcaaaagagcattcgtTATCAGTAGGAAATCTGGCTATAGAAAGTAGATTGTTCTTGATATTGGGAACATATAGAATTTTATCTAATAAAAAAGACTTAGAACTATGAGTGGGTATGATATGAGTATTACCAGTAAGAGTAATGGGAAGTAACTTACCATCACCCACCATAACTTGCTCATCACCAGTAAATTCTTCCTTAGCAGTTAAAATGGTAGAGTCATTTTTCATGTGACTAGTAGCACCTGAATCAGGAATCCAAACACGTCCATGTTCATTGGAGCACCAATATCCTGTATAAGAATTATTTTCACCAAGACCAGAAATAGGAAAGGTGTATGATGTTGATGCCAtagaagtagcaggtggaggaaTTCACATTCCAACAAAAGCTTTCTGCAAGGCAGTAGTTGTTCCATTCTTTGAGGCAGAGTAACGATATCTGCatttatttgcaaaatgaccagtATGATTTCAAATCTGGCAAGGTATTTCTTCTGTAGATTGTTACTGTGTAGGATTGAATTCTCCTTTCTTAAACGAATGACCACCATTTCCAACATAAAAATACGAAGAATTCCCAGATGAATTCTTGCCAGAAAATTTACTAGGGAAATTGTTGTTGGAAGTGcctgaagaatttgaagaagatCCAAATGAATTCTGAGAATTAGAAAACTTAGGCACAATGCAGAATTTGTTGGATCGGCAACAAGAGGAGAGAAAGAATCttgatattgttctttaagccATTGCTCGTGATGAATTAACCGAGATCTGAGTTCAGCAAAACAAAGAGGAGTCTCTCGGTTCTGCATCGTAATGAAAAAATGAGA
Above is a genomic segment from Papaver somniferum cultivar HN1 chromosome 10, ASM357369v1, whole genome shotgun sequence containing:
- the LOC113316267 gene encoding F-box/kelch-repeat protein At3g06240-like, with amino-acid sequence MVVETKLPDDTFIKVSCDGLIGCLLTGTCNGDTLHKICLWNPLTGEYRNVSTPTSSSNQLYDSFSNYGVCYDWKIDDYKLFLIVVNDSACSEVWVCRLGSNSWESTGFIPYDISPYNICLTPLNGIIHWIGYTKVIFSFDIVEGRNKEIQLPPCYLNDKLYLFQDMEVGVLRENLYLSVNATCKSNIDLWVMKDYGVADSWRKFFSISTDETLFDSLWPLHYLENNHKILFHGYVNTINDEDSGEAVLVSYDLINGELMTLDIPYKPKHFYPIIFVGSLVSLNSCELVEAKQISEVA
- the LOC113316268 gene encoding F-box protein DOR-like, translated to MAFCKILPMEITLDIFGRVPNESVLDCKLVCTSWNNLLRHPSFSRMYLYIFIHPSNFGAHSGKLGFLALTFMNDSFWYFEYNENHDQSTPPIQRITRINFTPPFTRVKYLSSCNGLIFLARYPYLEAASLCICNPSTKEHVLIPEIERDWDTNDDQYICGRDWDIDDDQYICWSHSWMLEILICNLNWFD